CCTTCTTTGAGAACCGTCAATTGGTGGTGCCAAAAATCAAGATGTCCATTAGACTCAACAATACTACCAGTCAATGGATTACCGCTAATATATCGAACGTGATCAGTTGTGAGATTACCTTTCACCATGTTTTCGACATTTGCCCCCAAATACGTTTTGTAGTATTTTGGCTCTTTCACTACAGGTCCGCCCAATGAAACCAAACGTTCTGTATTGAAAACACCCTCTAAAGCCAAACGTCCTAGAACCAACACATCTTGTGGATTGATAGTCCAAACAACCTCTCCTTTTGCCAATGGAGCAATGTGGTGAATTTGAGTTCCCACTGTACCTGATGGATGTGGCCCACTTACTTGGTGTATCTCAATTCCTTTCACATTTTTGTAAGCATCTGCTAGTGTTGCCCCACCATTAACACTCAAATGAACCTTACCTGATGTCAAATACTTCAATACATCCACTCCTGCTTGAAAATACTTTCCCTGCCCTTGCATTACATAGTTGTAATCTGGAGCCAAAGGTGCAGTATCAAATCCAGAGATAAAAATATTTTTGGGAGTATCATTAGGAGAAGCGACAACATTGTAAGGTCTTTGACGCAAAAACGCCCAGCAACCTGACTGAAGCAATAAAGGAATGATAGCTTCCTTAGTAGTGGAGGCAAGATTAATCTTGTCAAACTGCTTGAAAGCAATGCTGTTATCTGCTAAAATAATTACTTCAACAATAGCACGCTTTAGACCTCTCCTCACTTCAACTACCTCACCACTCACAGGAGAAGCATAGATAATATCTGGATTGGATTTATCAAAAAACAAGCCGTCACCAGCTTTTACTTCGTCCCCTACTTGAACCAATAACTTAGGAATAGGATACATCCCTTCAAAATTTGGTGGCTTAATCGAATAAGTCCGAGATTGAAGGTTGTTTACAGTTTCTTGCTTTGGTTCACCTACGATTTTTATATCGTAGCCTCTTTTTAGTTTAATTGTTTTGCCCATTTTAACTGTTTTTCTAAAATAGGCTGCAAAGGTAGCAAGTAGATTTAGAAATAGAAAGATTTATTCAATTTTTCGAGAGAGATGTGTGTAGAGAATGATTGACTTATTTTTTCTACTAAGAAATAAAAAACAACAATCAATCTATTAAAAAGCAAATCAATTTTTTATACAGAAAATTATCTACACTTTGATTTTTATTTTTATTGAATCAATCAAGAATTCTTATCGACTACTGCCTTCAAAAAATAATATTGTTTATTAGGCTGTTGAACATTTTCTCCTTCTTCAAGAGTAACAACAAAGGAGTCTGCATCAGCCACATCTTTCAATTGTTGCATACCTTCGTCTATCTTTACTATTCCCACATCCATAGATTGACCTTCTTTGATAGCCCACAAGTGATAATCTTTGTCATTTGGGGGAGCGGGTAAATTCAATACATCCAAAAACACCTTTTGTGTTTCTGTATCCCAATAAATAGAGGCAACTCCTTCTTGTGCATCATTAAAAGCAACCATACGAATTACTTTACTGTTAGAATCCCTTAATACAACCAGTTGTTCAACTGTTCCATCTTGATTCAGTCGTTGTGAATCATTAAATTGTTGAACCAACTTTAAATTTGCTTGCTTTTCACTAATTAGTGCTTGTGTTATATTTTTATATTGAGTATAATAATAAAACAATAAGCACTTACTGATAATGATAAGTATAATGGCAATACCAAGAATAAACTTGTATTTTTTTGCCTCGTTTTTAAGCGTTATTGAGGACATATTGAATAGGCTATTTTGTTTCGATTATAGAATGGAACAAATTATTCAACAAAAATAAAATTAAGGTAGAAATAAAGCAAATATATTTGCATGAACTATGACAATTAAGGTATGAGTAGGCATTTTATCTAGGCACTTCAATCTGACTCACTATCAACTCTAAAATATCATCTGCCACTCTACCTTCCATCTCTTTCTCTGGACTCAACATAATCCTATGTCGCATCGTAGGTTTGACCACCTGAGCGATGTCTTCTGGCGTTACAAAATCACGTCCTTGCATTGCAGCAAAAGCCTTAGAGGTCATCAAGATAGCCAATGATGCGCGAGGAGAAGCCCCTAAATACAAGTCTTGGTGATTGCGAGTAGTATGCACGATTTTGGCAATGTATTCCATCAATTTTTGCTCAACATGAATCTCACGAACCTGCTCCCGATACCTTGCCAAAGCATCAGCACTCAATACCGCTTGTACCACGCTAATGTCATGGCTATTCTTGCGGGTATGAAACCCTTCCAAAATATGTACCTCCTCCTCCAAACTTGGATAAGTCACTTCTATTTTGAACAGAAAACGGTCTAACTGAGCCTCTGGCAAACGATACGTACCCTCCTGCTCAATAGGGTTTTGAGTCGCTAAAACCAAAAACGGTGGTGTCATCTCGTAT
The Chitinophagales bacterium genome window above contains:
- a CDS encoding Na(+)-translocating NADH-quinone reductase subunit A; the encoded protein is MGKTIKLKRGYDIKIVGEPKQETVNNLQSRTYSIKPPNFEGMYPIPKLLVQVGDEVKAGDGLFFDKSNPDIIYASPVSGEVVEVRRGLKRAIVEVIILADNSIAFKQFDKINLASTTKEAIIPLLLQSGCWAFLRQRPYNVVASPNDTPKNIFISGFDTAPLAPDYNYVMQGQGKYFQAGVDVLKYLTSGKVHLSVNGGATLADAYKNVKGIEIHQVSGPHPSGTVGTQIHHIAPLAKGEVVWTINPQDVLVLGRLALEGVFNTERLVSLGGPVVKEPKYYKTYLGANVENMVKGNLTTDHVRYISGNPLTGSIVESNGHLDFWHHQLTVLKEGDQYEMFGWILPGLGWILPANRPSASKTFPAFLKPNKKYDVTTNTHGEHRAFVVTGLYEKVTPMDIYPMQLLKSIMYGDFDQMEGLGIYEVVEEDLALCGFVCPSKTEVQEILRQGLDMMREQG
- a CDS encoding anti-sigma factor, which produces MSSITLKNEAKKYKFILGIAIILIIISKCLLFYYYTQYKNITQALISEKQANLKLVQQFNDSQRLNQDGTVEQLVVLRDSNSKVIRMVAFNDAQEGVASIYWDTETQKVFLDVLNLPAPPNDKDYHLWAIKEGQSMDVGIVKIDEGMQQLKDVADADSFVVTLEEGENVQQPNKQYYFLKAVVDKNS
- a CDS encoding MoxR family ATPase, which gives rise to MDSNFEHLGESFEHRTDLSALQESVAAIKAEIGKIIVGQQKFVDLLIAAVLADGHVLIEGVPGIAKTLTAKLLARTISTDFNRIQFTPDLMPSDVLGTSVYNFKTSEFEFKKGPIFSNLVLIDEINRAPAKTQSALFEVMEERQITIEGHEYEMTPPFLVLATQNPIEQEGTYRLPEAQLDRFLFKIEVTYPSLEEEVHILEGFHTRKNSHDISVVQAVLSADALARYREQVREIHVEQKLMEYIAKIVHTTRNHQDLYLGASPRASLAILMTSKAFAAMQGRDFVTPEDIAQVVKPTMRHRIMLSPEKEMEGRVADDILELIVSQIEVPR